One Leptolyngbya sp. SIO1E4 genomic window, TATTCTGTTAAGGCCAGCTGCTGGTCAGCATTCATACGTCCGGCATGCATTGTGACAAATGGCGTGCCCTAAAGCTCAATCAGCATAGCAAGCTCTGCCACCGTTGTAACGATTTCTATATTGGTGAGGTCAGTAGACCGCGTGCTTCAATTCTAGAGAGCGTCCTAATTGTGTGCGCTAAACGAGGCGATTTAGCTCAGGAGCCTACGAAGCTGGCCAGCCTGGCCTCTCATTTGCTTAACAAAAAGGTAAACTTGCAAAATCCACACAAAACCGAGGATTTTGCAGGTCTAGCTGCGCCAGTGCCGGGTAAACTCGGGGGTCTTTCCCCAGTGAGATGCCGATCAGATAAGGCTTGAGCTATGCTATTGACACTTCTTTGTATCCATTGCTGAATTCTGGAGGATATCGCTATTACTAGAAGAAGGTTTGACAATCGCCGTGTTCGTCCTGAGCAACCTAACATCAACGATCGCATCAGAGAACCTCAGGTGTTGTTGATTGATCATGAAAACACCAATCACGGTGTCATCGATACCCGAGATGCGTTGAGACGAGCCGAAGAGGCCGGATTGGATTTGGTCATCGTTTCTGGTGGAAAAGACACGCCTGTGGCCAAAATTCTGGACTATGGCAAGTATCAATATCAGCAGAAGAAACGCCAAAAACAGAGCGCCAAACCCTCGTTGAAAGAAGTGAAGTTGCGCCCAAATGTTGATGAATTTGACTATGGCATCCGCATTGAGCGGGCAACTCAGTGGTTAGACAAGGGCAATCACGTGAAATTCCAGATCCGCTTGCGGGGCCGAGAACACCAACACCGCGATCGCGCCCGTGAACTCCTGGAACGTATTGTGGAAGACCTGAAGCAGGTCGCCAAGGTACAGAGTTTTGATCAAAAGTCCTTGATTGTTCAGCTGGTACCTTCTTCGTAGTTTCTGTCCGTGCCGTTAGAGGCAAGATATCGCTAAAGGCAGACATCAAGCGGCAGAAGGCAGAATGAAACGCCTTTTGAAGGGCGCTTTCAGATGGCTGAATGTCGCAAGGGTGCTGGCGATGGTTATAGATTGGCACTAAGCATTCTGGGATCTTGGAAGTCCGGTTAGGAACGCTTGAACCCCTGTGGAGACGCAATCTATGTCTCTACAGG contains:
- a CDS encoding translation initiation factor IF-3, encoding MTRRRFDNRRVRPEQPNINDRIREPQVLLIDHENTNHGVIDTRDALRRAEEAGLDLVIVSGGKDTPVAKILDYGKYQYQQKKRQKQSAKPSLKEVKLRPNVDEFDYGIRIERATQWLDKGNHVKFQIRLRGREHQHRDRARELLERIVEDLKQVAKVQSFDQKSLIVQLVPSS